In one Podarcis muralis chromosome 7, rPodMur119.hap1.1, whole genome shotgun sequence genomic region, the following are encoded:
- the VASP gene encoding vasodilator-stimulated phosphoprotein isoform X1 codes for MGLSRVSSSIIIQKHPFFGDQPSLWSSSHFHTSLLLWPFRFLPSALPNTEGLAHTNTGFPRSSASLQAPKGEAETAAAPLIQTGSARPGPRFLPLGCRRVVAQPRLCGSRNGERARGREKTGSLQLEKTRTNRLEEAKGALFLGGRTQRSLCNNESVVCTTRATVMLYDDANKKWVPAGSGPQAFSRIQIYHSPVNNTFRVVGRKMQPDQQVVINSPIVKGLKYNQATPNFHQWRDARQVWGLNFGTKEDASQFAGGMMAALEALDSGNSAAPRPIQNGPTAEEMAEQQKRQQQQLEREQQEQAERERRVTISVPAGTPSGGGPPPAPGPPPAPPCPPPGPPPGAPAGPPPPPGPPPPPGPPPGPPGPPPPGGGPPPAPPLPPPQGPAGGGGPPSGLAAALAGAKLKKVGREEAPKAAAGAAPPPSGGGGGGLMEEMSAMLARRRKVADQGEKPIPKKDEGPQNDTDAGAKTTDSFRRPWEKTSTTLPRMKSAGAITGSEPAGGGGGGGDESELERVKQELLQEVRRELQKMKEEIIQAFVTELRKRGSP; via the exons atgggactctcaagagtctcctccagcatcataattcaaaagcacccattcttcggcgatcagccttctttatggtccagctctcacttccatacatcactactactaTGGCCTTTCAGGTTTCTGCCCTCCGCACTGCCAAACACAGAAGgccttgcacacacaaacaccggGTTCCCCCGCAGCTCAGCCTCCCTCCAGGCACCAAAGGGTGAAGCGGAAACGGCAGCCGCTCCCTTAATCCAAACAGGCAGCGCCAGGCCTGGGCCACGATTCCTGCCTCTGGGCTGCAGGCGAGTTGTGGCACAGCCCCGACTCTgcgggagcaggaatggggagcgGGCGAGAGGCAGGGAGAAAACAGGCAGCCTGCAACTGGAGAAGACCAGAACAAATCGGCTCGAGGAAGCCAAAGGAGCGCTTTTTCTTGGAGGGCGAACTCAGAGGAGTCTTTGCAACAA TGAGTCCGTCGTCTGCACCACCCGAGCCACTGTGATGCTGTATGATGATGCCAACAAGAAATGGGTGCCCGCGGGGAGCGGCCCCCAAGCCTTCAGCCGCATCCAAATCTACCACAGCCCCGTCAACAACACGTTCAGGGTCGTGGGGAGAAAGATGCAGCCGGACCAACAg gTGGTCATCAACAGCCCCATCGTGAAAGGGCTAAAATACAACCAGGCTACGCCCAACTTTCACCAGTGGCGAGATGCTCGCCAAGTCTGGGGACTCAACTTTGGCACCAAAGAGGACGCTAGCCAGTTTGCTGGTGGGATGATGGCTGCGCTGGAGGCACTGGATTCAG GGAACTCGGCAGCTCCACGGCCCATCCAGAACGGCCCCACAGCGGAAGAAATGGCGGAGCAGCAGAAAAG gcagcagcagcagctggaaagggAGCAACAGGAGCAGGCCGAGCGAGAGCGGCGGGTGACAATCTCAG TGCCTGCAGGGACCCCTTCGGGAGGAGGACCCCCGCCCGCACCAGGACCCCCGCCCGCCCCGCCATGCCCGCCCCCGGGCCCACCGCCAGGAGCACCAGCGGGGCCACCCCCACCTCCGGGGCCTCCGCCACCGCCCGGCCCCCCGCCTGGCCCCCCTGGCCCTCCGCCTCCGGGAGGGGGGCCGCCCCCTGCGCCGCCCCTCCCGCCTCCCCAGGGCCCGGCAGGAGGGGGCGGCCCGCCCTCCGGTTTGGCTGCTGCCCTCGCAGGGGCAAAGCTCAAGAAAGTGGGCAGG GAGGAGGCGCCAAAGGCCGCGGCTGGCGCAGCACCCCCGCCGAGTggagggggaggcggggggcTCATGGAGGAAATGAGCGCCATGTTGGCACGGCG GAGGAAAGTTGCGGATCAGGGTGAGAAACCCATTCCAAAGAAAGATGAAGGTCCC CAAAATGACACAGACGCTGGTGCCAAGACCACAG ATTCCTTCCGCAGGCCTTGGGAGAAGACCAGCACGACGCTACCCAG GATGAAATCCGCCGGAGCGATCACCGGTTCGGAACCTGCTggtggcggcggaggaggaggagacgagtCGGAGCTGGAACGGGTGAAACAG GAACTCTTGCAGGAGGTCCGGCGGGAATTACAGAAAATGAAAGAGGAGATCATACAGG CATTTGTGACAGAGCTACGGAAGCGGGGGTCTCCTTAG
- the VASP gene encoding vasodilator-stimulated phosphoprotein isoform X2, with amino-acid sequence MSESVVCTTRATVMLYDDANKKWVPAGSGPQAFSRIQIYHSPVNNTFRVVGRKMQPDQQVVINSPIVKGLKYNQATPNFHQWRDARQVWGLNFGTKEDASQFAGGMMAALEALDSGNSAAPRPIQNGPTAEEMAEQQKRQQQQLEREQQEQAERERRVTISVPAGTPSGGGPPPAPGPPPAPPCPPPGPPPGAPAGPPPPPGPPPPPGPPPGPPGPPPPGGGPPPAPPLPPPQGPAGGGGPPSGLAAALAGAKLKKVGREEAPKAAAGAAPPPSGGGGGGLMEEMSAMLARRRKVADQGEKPIPKKDEGPQNDTDAGAKTTDSFRRPWEKTSTTLPRMKSAGAITGSEPAGGGGGGGDESELERVKQELLQEVRRELQKMKEEIIQAFVTELRKRGSP; translated from the exons TGAGTCCGTCGTCTGCACCACCCGAGCCACTGTGATGCTGTATGATGATGCCAACAAGAAATGGGTGCCCGCGGGGAGCGGCCCCCAAGCCTTCAGCCGCATCCAAATCTACCACAGCCCCGTCAACAACACGTTCAGGGTCGTGGGGAGAAAGATGCAGCCGGACCAACAg gTGGTCATCAACAGCCCCATCGTGAAAGGGCTAAAATACAACCAGGCTACGCCCAACTTTCACCAGTGGCGAGATGCTCGCCAAGTCTGGGGACTCAACTTTGGCACCAAAGAGGACGCTAGCCAGTTTGCTGGTGGGATGATGGCTGCGCTGGAGGCACTGGATTCAG GGAACTCGGCAGCTCCACGGCCCATCCAGAACGGCCCCACAGCGGAAGAAATGGCGGAGCAGCAGAAAAG gcagcagcagcagctggaaagggAGCAACAGGAGCAGGCCGAGCGAGAGCGGCGGGTGACAATCTCAG TGCCTGCAGGGACCCCTTCGGGAGGAGGACCCCCGCCCGCACCAGGACCCCCGCCCGCCCCGCCATGCCCGCCCCCGGGCCCACCGCCAGGAGCACCAGCGGGGCCACCCCCACCTCCGGGGCCTCCGCCACCGCCCGGCCCCCCGCCTGGCCCCCCTGGCCCTCCGCCTCCGGGAGGGGGGCCGCCCCCTGCGCCGCCCCTCCCGCCTCCCCAGGGCCCGGCAGGAGGGGGCGGCCCGCCCTCCGGTTTGGCTGCTGCCCTCGCAGGGGCAAAGCTCAAGAAAGTGGGCAGG GAGGAGGCGCCAAAGGCCGCGGCTGGCGCAGCACCCCCGCCGAGTggagggggaggcggggggcTCATGGAGGAAATGAGCGCCATGTTGGCACGGCG GAGGAAAGTTGCGGATCAGGGTGAGAAACCCATTCCAAAGAAAGATGAAGGTCCC CAAAATGACACAGACGCTGGTGCCAAGACCACAG ATTCCTTCCGCAGGCCTTGGGAGAAGACCAGCACGACGCTACCCAG GATGAAATCCGCCGGAGCGATCACCGGTTCGGAACCTGCTggtggcggcggaggaggaggagacgagtCGGAGCTGGAACGGGTGAAACAG GAACTCTTGCAGGAGGTCCGGCGGGAATTACAGAAAATGAAAGAGGAGATCATACAGG CATTTGTGACAGAGCTACGGAAGCGGGGGTCTCCTTAG